One window of Melospiza georgiana isolate bMelGeo1 chromosome 11, bMelGeo1.pri, whole genome shotgun sequence genomic DNA carries:
- the SELENOK gene encoding selenoprotein K isoform X2 encodes MVYISNGQVLDNQSRAPWRLSSITDFFWSIADFVVLFFQSIIQPDLRRRGYTSSSYSGYHDGRGPPANPRRRMGRINHWGAGPSPPPMAGGG; translated from the exons ATGGTGTACATCTCGAACG GACAAGTTTTGGATAACCAGAGTCGGGCTCCCTGGAGGTTGTCATCTATAACAGATTTCTTCTGGTCAATAGCAGATTTTGTGGTTCTGTT tttccaGAGCATTATTCAACCAGATTTAAGAAGAAGAGGCTACACATCTTCCTCCTATTCAGGATACCATGATGGAAGAgg GCCTCCAGCAAATCCTCGCCGTCGGATGGGCCGAATAAATCACTGGGGTGCAGGCCCCAGTCCACCACCCATGGCTGGAGGTGGATGA
- the SELENOK gene encoding selenoprotein K isoform X1, whose translation MVYISNGQVLDNQSRAPWRLSSITDFFWSIADFVVLFFQSIIQPDLRRRGYTSSSYSGYHDGRGPPANPRRRMGRINHWGAGPSPPPMAGGGUGR comes from the exons ATGGTGTACATCTCGAACG GACAAGTTTTGGATAACCAGAGTCGGGCTCCCTGGAGGTTGTCATCTATAACAGATTTCTTCTGGTCAATAGCAGATTTTGTGGTTCTGTT tttccaGAGCATTATTCAACCAGATTTAAGAAGAAGAGGCTACACATCTTCCTCCTATTCAGGATACCATGATGGAAGAgg GCCTCCAGCAAATCCTCGCCGTCGGATGGGCCGAATAAATCACTGGGGTGCAGGCCCCAGTCCACCACCCATGGCTGGAGGTGGATGAGGAAG GTAA
- the ACTR8 gene encoding actin-related protein 8: protein MTQAEKGEAENGKDKERDREREQRGVKRPIVPAAVPESLQEQIQSNFIVVIHPGSTTLRLGRATDTLPAGIPHVIARRHKQPGQAAYRDSWLLRDGLNKPESTEQRQNGLKMVDQAIWSKKMSNGARRIPVSPDQARSYNRQMRPAILDHSSGAKWTNTSNHPEFLVGEEALYVNPLDSYNIHWPIRRGQLNLHAGPGGSLTAVLADLEVIWSHAIQKYLEIPLKDLKYYRCILLIPDIYNKQHVKELVNMILMKMGFSGIIVHQESVCATFGSGLSSACIVDVGDQKTSVCCVEDGVSHRNTRLCLAYGGSDVSRCFYWLMQRAGFPYRDCQLTNKLDCLLLQHLKETFCHLDQDISGLQDHEFQIRHPDSPALLYQFRLGDEKLQAPMALFYPATFGIVGQKMTILQHRSQGDPEDPHDEHYLLATQSKQEQSAKATADRKSMSKPGAFEGELRGQSSDISERIYPQEVELGSSQGDCMIPGNDSEEPLTAHMSRKTAISQFEGKALGLDKAILHSIDCCASDDTKKKMYSSILVVGGGLMFHKAQEFLQHRILNKMPPSFRRVVENVEVITRPKDMDPRLIAWKGGAVLACLDTTQELWIYQREWQRFGVRMLRERAAFVW from the exons ATGACCCAGGCGGAGAAAGGCGAGGCGGAGAACGGCAAGGACAAGGAGCGCGACCGGGAACGCGAGCAGCGCGGCGTGAAGCGGCCCATCGTCCCCGCCGCCGTGCCCGAGTCGCTGCAGGAG CAAATACAGAGCAACTTCATCGTGGTGATCCACCCCGGCTCCACCACCCTGCGGCTCGGGCGGGCCACGGACACGCTGCCCGCGGGCATCCCGCACGTGATCGCGCGGCGGCACAAGCAGCCGGGCCAGGCGGCCTACAGGGACAGCTGGCTCCTCAGGGACGGCCTCAAT aaacctgAAAGTACTGAGCAGAGACAAAATGGCCTTAAAATGGTGGACCAAGCAATATGGTCCAAAAAGATGTCGAATGGAGCGAGGCGCATTCCGGTGTCACCTGATCAG GCCAGGTCCTACAACAGACAGATGAGGCCTGCCATATTGGATCACAGCTCTGGGGCCAAGTGGACAAACACATCAAATCACCCTGAGTTTTTGGTGGGAGAAGAG GCCCTGTATGTTAATCCATTAGATTCTTACAACATACACTGGCCCATTAGAAGGGGGCAGCTGAACCTCCATGCAGGACCTGGTGGCTCCCTCACTGCAGTACTGGCAGACCTGGAAGTTATATGGTCACATGCAATAcaaaaatacctggaaataccCCTGAAAGACCTCAAG TACTACAGATGCATTTTACTAATTCCAGACATCTATAATAAACAACATGTGAAAGAACTGGTAAATATGATCCTAATGAAGATGGGCTTCTCAG GAATTATTGTACACCAGGAGTCTGTCTGTGCCACCTTTGGGAGTGGTTTGAGCAGTGCCTGCATTGTAGATGTGGGAGATCAGAAGACAAGTGTTTGCTGTGTAGAAGATGGTGTTTCCCATCGCAATACCAG GCTGTGCCTTGCATATGGGGGATCTGATGTGTCAAGGTGTTTTTATTGGCTTATGCAACGAGCAGGATTCCCATACAGAGACTGCCAGTTAACCAATAAGTTGGAttgcctgctgctccagcacctaAAGGAGACATTTTGTCATCTAGATCAG GATATTTCTGGATTACAAGATCACGAGTTCCAAATTCGGCATCCGGACTCTCCAGCTTTATTGTACCAGTTCCGATTAGGGGATGAAAAATTGCag GCACCCATGGCTCTGTTTTATCCAGCAACTTTTGGAATTGTTGGCCAAAAAATGACAATTTTGCAGCACAGGTCACAAGGTGATCCTGAGGATCCTCATGATGAACATTATCTGCTGGCCACACAAAGTAAGCAGGAGCAG tCTGCAAAAGCTACAGCTGACAGAAAGTCTATGTCAAAGCCTGGTGCATTTGAAGGAGAGTTGAGAGGCCAATCCTCAGACATTTCAGAGAGGATCTACCCACAAGAAGTGGAGCTGGGCTCTTCCCAGGGTGACTGTATGATACCTGGCAATGATTCAGAGGAGCCTTTAACTGCACACATGTCCAGGAAAACTGCTATTTCTCAGTTTGAAGGCAAAGCCTTGGGCCTGGACAAAGCCATCCTTCATAGCATCGACTGCTGTG CATCTGATGATACAAAAAAGAAGATGTACAGCTCCATCTTAGTAGTGGGAGGAGGCCTTATGTTTCATAAAGCTCAAGAGTTCCTTCAACACCGAATTCTCAACAAAATGCCACCTTCTTTCAGAAGAGTTGTTGAAAATGTTGAGGTCATCACAAGGCCTAAG GATATGGATCCACGTTTAATAGCCTGGAAAGGAGGGGCAGTTCTGGCCTGTCTGGACACAACCCAGGAGCTGTGGATATACCAGAGGGAGTGGCAGCGCTTCGGGGTCAGGATGCTGCGGGAGCGAGCTGCCTTTGTGTGGTAA